One Luteimonas sp. MC1825 DNA segment encodes these proteins:
- a CDS encoding YbjN domain-containing protein has protein sequence MGKTAMNGVLALLLAAGLPMAPAHAAGGGVTGPQVVAVLAQMDLEPELTTDSVGDPMVKFRIGGLNAFANFYDCNAGTCGSLQLEVGIDMPDGVSLQMANVLNTRYRYIRVHLDDEMDPFIQYDFEVLHTDPAAHITSQVELYGGLLEKVTEAIDF, from the coding sequence ATGGGGAAGACCGCAATGAACGGCGTGCTGGCACTGTTGCTGGCCGCGGGACTGCCGATGGCGCCTGCGCACGCCGCAGGCGGCGGAGTGACCGGGCCGCAGGTCGTGGCCGTGCTGGCGCAGATGGATCTCGAGCCGGAGCTCACCACCGACTCGGTCGGCGATCCGATGGTGAAGTTCAGGATCGGCGGGTTGAATGCCTTCGCCAACTTCTACGACTGCAACGCCGGCACCTGCGGCTCGCTGCAGCTGGAGGTCGGGATCGACATGCCCGACGGCGTCAGCCTGCAGATGGCGAACGTGCTCAACACGCGCTATCGCTACATCCGCGTCCACCTCGACGACGAGATGGATCCGTTCATCCAGTACGACTTCGAAGTGCTGCACACCGACCCCGCGGCGCACATCACCAGCCAGGTCGAGCTGTACGGCGGACTGCTGGAAAAGGTCACCGAAGCGATCGACTTCTGA
- a CDS encoding EcsC family protein, with product MSDTSLPAPVPPPLLDADDLAALRAARTLLENPGLAAQLANAVGAPLEYVLARRLPAAVSRLVDTATRKALDQSLRVALATLARDAAPRPARTRSHTFAAAAAGAAGGAFGMAGLAVELPVTTTLILRSIADVARSEGEALDDPQATFACFEVLTMGGRGSADDGSESGYFAARALLAQQVAAAAQHVAAHGMAGQGGPAIVQLLAAIASRFSVNVSQKLALQVVPVVGAVTGATLNTVFMRHFQRMARGHFVVRRLERRHGADTVRRAYASLAAELPPPDAKPTRRR from the coding sequence ATGTCTGACACATCCTTGCCCGCGCCCGTGCCGCCGCCGCTGCTGGATGCGGACGACCTGGCCGCGCTGCGCGCCGCGCGCACCCTGCTCGAGAATCCCGGACTGGCCGCGCAGCTGGCCAATGCCGTCGGCGCGCCGCTGGAGTACGTGCTCGCGCGGCGGCTGCCCGCGGCGGTATCGCGGCTGGTCGATACGGCCACGCGCAAGGCGCTGGACCAGTCGCTGCGCGTGGCCCTGGCCACGCTCGCCAGGGACGCGGCCCCGCGCCCCGCGCGCACGCGCAGCCACACCTTCGCCGCCGCGGCCGCCGGCGCCGCCGGCGGTGCCTTCGGCATGGCCGGCCTGGCGGTTGAGCTGCCGGTCACCACCACGCTGATCCTGCGCTCGATCGCCGATGTCGCGCGCAGCGAGGGCGAAGCCCTCGATGATCCGCAGGCGACGTTCGCCTGCTTCGAGGTGCTGACCATGGGCGGGCGCGGCAGTGCCGACGACGGCAGCGAGTCCGGCTACTTCGCCGCGCGCGCCCTGCTCGCGCAGCAGGTCGCGGCGGCTGCCCAGCACGTCGCGGCGCACGGCATGGCCGGCCAGGGCGGGCCGGCGATCGTGCAACTGCTGGCGGCCATCGCGTCGCGGTTCTCGGTCAACGTCAGCCAGAAGCTGGCGCTGCAGGTGGTGCCGGTGGTGGGCGCGGTCACCGGCGCCACGCTCAACACGGTGTTCATGCGCCACTTCCAGCGCATGGCGCGCGGGCATTTCGTGGTGCGCAGGCTGGAGCGCCGCCATGGTGCGGACACGGTCCGGCGCGCCTACGCGTCACTCGCCGCTGAGCTGCCGCCCCCCGATGCCAAGCCGACGCGCCGCCGGTAA
- a CDS encoding pyridoxal-dependent decarboxylase, producing the protein MRTRRRADKLTPANARLPASAMTDPVLYPCFLGPYGENDQLLESLVVEFLRDHVYWRRNLHPEDPPAIPTGANRRPDYIDFESRLRRELHLLSAALKRSVPFHSPRYLGHMVSDLLIPGLAAQMLALPYNPNNVSADAAPITIDLELKAGLQLAAMVGYPADPAAADCAFGHLTSGGTLANVQGLRLALALKAFPVALRAASVPLPGVPGDDWEAFNTGPAGATALYAAWCTWRDGLPARERVAWQRRVDAQRIETLGLVGFLERHKALSTPLVFAPATVHYSWSKGMKMLGLGRAQLKLVPGRAMRLDVDALEDALDDCLRHRQPVLMAVGVLGSTEFGTIDPLDRLADARARMQARGLGLSLHLDAAWGGYLAALFRDTDGRLRTQAEVGAGFRDFPRRKVHAAFAAIPRMDSITIDPHKLGHLPYGAGAFLCRDQRAIGLLAEDADYVFDGTPGSDYFQRHGQLGRYIPEGSKPGANAAAVYVTHKVLPLDHAHFGRLPAQGLLATEAFMEEARGFVARIAPLATALVPFTPDCNLVCLALNPRGNRDVARMNRFVRGLHRALRADATQPTQRGEYFGSMTTLRPDAMGASDTARVLHALELDGDALDDGSEDRDRIVILRHTLMNPFLLDAGPAGGGYIRGYFDHLEGLVAAALATDARSACA; encoded by the coding sequence ATGCGCACGCGGCGCCGCGCCGACAAGCTCACCCCCGCCAACGCCCGCCTGCCTGCCTCCGCCATGACCGATCCCGTGCTGTATCCCTGCTTCCTCGGCCCCTACGGCGAGAACGACCAGCTGCTGGAATCGCTGGTGGTCGAGTTCCTGCGCGACCACGTGTACTGGCGCCGCAACCTGCATCCCGAGGATCCACCGGCCATCCCCACCGGCGCCAACCGCCGGCCCGACTACATCGACTTCGAGTCGCGCCTGCGCCGCGAGCTGCACCTGCTGTCGGCGGCGCTGAAGCGCAGCGTGCCGTTCCACAGCCCGCGCTACCTCGGGCACATGGTCAGCGACCTGCTGATCCCCGGGCTGGCCGCGCAGATGCTGGCGCTGCCCTACAACCCCAACAACGTCAGCGCCGATGCCGCGCCGATCACCATCGACCTCGAGCTCAAGGCGGGGCTGCAGCTGGCGGCGATGGTCGGCTACCCGGCCGACCCGGCCGCGGCCGACTGCGCCTTCGGCCACCTCACCTCCGGGGGCACGCTGGCCAACGTGCAGGGCCTGCGCCTTGCGCTCGCGCTCAAGGCCTTCCCGGTCGCGCTGCGCGCGGCATCGGTGCCGCTGCCCGGCGTGCCCGGCGATGACTGGGAGGCGTTCAACACCGGACCGGCCGGGGCGACCGCGCTGTACGCGGCCTGGTGCACCTGGCGAGACGGCCTGCCGGCGCGCGAGCGCGTGGCCTGGCAGCGCCGCGTCGACGCGCAGCGCATCGAGACCCTGGGCCTGGTCGGATTCCTCGAGCGGCACAAGGCGCTGTCCACGCCGCTGGTGTTCGCGCCGGCCACCGTGCACTACTCGTGGAGCAAGGGCATGAAGATGCTCGGCCTGGGGCGTGCGCAGCTGAAGCTGGTGCCGGGGCGCGCGATGCGCCTGGACGTGGATGCGCTGGAGGACGCGCTGGACGACTGCCTGCGCCACCGGCAGCCGGTGCTGATGGCGGTCGGCGTGCTCGGCAGCACCGAGTTCGGCACCATCGACCCGCTCGACCGCCTGGCCGACGCGCGTGCGCGCATGCAGGCGCGCGGCCTGGGCCTGTCGCTGCACCTCGACGCCGCCTGGGGCGGCTACCTCGCGGCGCTGTTCCGCGACACCGACGGGCGCCTGCGCACGCAGGCGGAGGTCGGCGCCGGCTTCCGCGACTTCCCGCGGCGCAAGGTGCACGCCGCGTTCGCCGCCATCCCGCGCATGGATTCGATCACCATCGATCCGCACAAGCTCGGCCACCTGCCCTATGGCGCCGGCGCATTCCTGTGCCGCGACCAGCGCGCGATCGGGCTGCTCGCCGAGGACGCCGACTATGTGTTCGACGGCACGCCCGGCAGCGACTACTTCCAGCGCCATGGCCAGCTCGGCCGCTATATCCCGGAAGGCTCCAAGCCCGGCGCCAACGCGGCGGCGGTCTACGTCACGCACAAGGTGTTGCCGCTCGACCACGCGCACTTCGGGCGACTGCCGGCGCAGGGGCTGCTGGCCACCGAGGCCTTCATGGAGGAAGCGCGCGGCTTCGTCGCCCGCATCGCGCCCCTCGCCACGGCACTGGTGCCGTTCACCCCGGACTGCAACCTGGTCTGCCTGGCACTCAATCCGCGCGGCAACCGCGACGTCGCGCGCATGAACCGCTTCGTGCGCGGCCTGCACCGCGCGCTGCGCGCGGATGCCACGCAGCCCACCCAGCGCGGCGAGTACTTCGGCTCGATGACCACGCTCCGCCCCGACGCCATGGGCGCATCCGACACCGCGCGCGTGCTGCACGCGCTCGAGCTCGATGGCGACGCGCTCGACGACGGCAGCGAGGACCGCGATCGCATCGTGATCCTGCGCCACACGCTGATGAACCCGTTCCTGCTCGACGCCGGCCCCGCCGGCGGCGGCTACATCCGCGGCTACTTCGACCACCTCGAGGGCCTGGTCGCGGCGGCGCTGGCCACGGACGCGCGAAGCGCCTGCGCCTGA
- a CDS encoding NrdJb — MAVKIEKKITGYTVVTAADRDKAASAADRAPADAALPTAEVIQMHERIERPEILIGNTYKIKSPLVEHAVYVTINDIVLNAGTEHESRRPFEIFINSKSMDHFQWIVALTRIMSAVFRKGGDVTFLVEEMKAVFDPRGGYFKAGGVYMPSLVAELGAIVEDHLKSIGMIHDPDMSSAQRALINEKRKQYEDRARKSNNADEDVAVTGDGTTFPPTATMCHKCSTKALVLMDGCATCLNCGYSKCG; from the coding sequence ATGGCCGTCAAGATCGAGAAGAAAATCACCGGATACACGGTCGTCACCGCAGCCGACAGGGACAAGGCCGCCAGCGCAGCCGATCGCGCGCCCGCCGACGCCGCGCTGCCCACCGCCGAAGTGATCCAGATGCACGAGCGCATCGAGCGCCCGGAAATCCTGATCGGCAACACCTACAAGATCAAATCGCCGCTGGTCGAGCACGCGGTGTACGTGACCATCAACGACATCGTGCTCAACGCCGGCACCGAGCACGAGTCGCGGCGGCCGTTCGAGATCTTCATCAACTCCAAGTCGATGGACCACTTCCAGTGGATCGTCGCGCTGACGCGCATCATGAGCGCGGTGTTCCGCAAGGGCGGCGACGTCACCTTCCTGGTCGAAGAGATGAAGGCGGTGTTCGATCCTCGCGGCGGCTATTTCAAGGCCGGAGGCGTGTACATGCCGTCGCTGGTCGCCGAGCTCGGCGCGATCGTCGAGGACCACCTGAAGTCGATCGGCATGATCCACGACCCGGACATGAGCTCAGCGCAGCGCGCGCTGATCAACGAGAAGCGCAAACAGTACGAGGACCGCGCGAGGAAGAGCAACAACGCCGACGAAGACGTCGCGGTGACCGGCGACGGCACCACCTTCCCACCCACCGCGACCATGTGCCACAAGTGCAGCACCAAGGCGCTGGTGCTGATGGACGGCTGCGCGACCTGCCTGAACTGCGGCTACTCGAAGTGCGGCTGA
- a CDS encoding histidine biosynthesis protein HisIE codes for MSNGNGVATTLSNAAEAVADKAKELGAAVSKGAASAVKTAKTTAKKAEKAVAKSAGKAKKAVTKRVAKAKRSLAATSASAKAEAGTLKRKGAGKKATAKKATAKKATAKKATAKKATAKKATAKKATAKKATAKKAAAKKATAKKATAKKAVKKTVKKVARKTAATRSAVKKATRKVAKKAAGSRAAVKKVAKKATKKAAKKTTKKTGARKSAAR; via the coding sequence ATGAGCAACGGCAACGGGGTCGCCACGACCCTCAGTAATGCCGCCGAGGCCGTCGCCGACAAGGCGAAGGAACTCGGTGCGGCGGTGTCCAAGGGCGCCGCCAGCGCGGTGAAGACGGCGAAGACCACGGCGAAGAAGGCCGAGAAGGCCGTGGCCAAGTCCGCCGGCAAGGCGAAGAAGGCGGTGACCAAGCGCGTGGCCAAGGCCAAGCGCAGCCTGGCGGCGACCAGTGCCAGCGCCAAGGCCGAGGCCGGGACGCTGAAGCGCAAGGGCGCCGGCAAGAAGGCCACCGCCAAGAAGGCCACCGCGAAGAAGGCCACCGCCAAGAAGGCCACCGCGAAGAAGGCGACGGCGAAGAAGGCGACTGCGAAGAAGGCGACGGCGAAGAAGGCCACCGCGAAGAAGGCCGCCGCGAAGAAGGCGACGGCGAAGAAGGCCACCGCGAAGAAGGCTGTCAAGAAAACCGTGAAGAAGGTGGCCAGGAAGACCGCGGCCACCAGGTCCGCGGTCAAGAAGGCCACCCGCAAGGTGGCGAAGAAGGCCGCCGGCAGCAGGGCCGCGGTGAAGAAGGTCGCGAAAAAGGCTACGAAAAAGGCCGCGAAGAAGACCACCAAGAAGACTGGCGCGCGCAAGTCGGCGGCCAGGTAA
- a CDS encoding adenosylcobalamin-dependent ribonucleoside-diphosphate reductase: MSTVRLEAVKNTMAGKEQDIPMQPASADIWDKKYRLKTKQGDAVDADIDGTYQRVARALAEAEPNADKQKHWNERFLWALRRGAIPAGRITSNAGALAHKPATSTINCTVSGTIVDSMDGILEKVHEAGLTLKAGCGIGYEFSTLRPRGAFVAGAGAYTSGPMSFMDIYDKMCFTVSSAGGRRGAQMGTFDVGHPDVRDFIRAKREDGRLRQFNLSLLVTDGFIDAVKADGDWPLVFPVSDKETDDVDMADPAQVVWREWPQHAGYIVRDDGLVACKVYGHIRARHLWDMIMVSTYDYAEPGFILIDRVNEMNNNWWCETIRATNPCGEQPLPPYGACLLGSVNLTNFVHGAFTEQATFDWEEYKEVVRVFTRMLDNVVEVNGLPLEEQRREIIRKRRHGMGFLGLGSTLTMLRMKYGSKESCEFTERIARDMALAGWETGLALAAEKGPAPIMEERFEVTAEMLRKRPEMARDGWKIGQEVPGKVLHARYSRYMQRIAEVAPELVEQLAETGARFTHHSSIAPTGTISLSLANNASNGIEPSFAHHYSRNVIREGKKSKEKVDVFSYELLAYRVLVNPKAMPFSEEADAKLPDYFISADDINPKEHVDVQAAAQKWVDSSISKTANVPTDYPYEDFKDIYLYAHAQGLKGCTTFRFNPAAFQGVLVKDSDLENTLYRFELEDGSTVEVKGNEEIEYDGEMHSAANLFDALKEGYYGKF; the protein is encoded by the coding sequence ATGAGCACGGTTCGCCTGGAGGCTGTAAAGAACACCATGGCCGGCAAGGAGCAGGACATCCCGATGCAGCCGGCCTCGGCCGACATCTGGGACAAGAAGTACCGCCTCAAGACCAAGCAGGGCGATGCCGTCGATGCCGACATCGATGGCACCTACCAGCGCGTGGCGCGTGCGCTGGCCGAGGCCGAGCCGAATGCGGACAAGCAGAAGCACTGGAACGAGCGCTTCCTCTGGGCGCTGCGCCGCGGGGCGATCCCCGCCGGCCGCATCACGTCCAATGCCGGAGCGCTGGCCCACAAGCCGGCCACCAGCACCATCAACTGCACGGTCAGCGGCACCATCGTCGATTCGATGGACGGCATCCTGGAAAAGGTCCACGAGGCCGGGCTGACGCTGAAGGCCGGCTGCGGCATCGGCTACGAGTTCTCCACGCTGCGCCCGCGCGGCGCGTTCGTCGCCGGTGCCGGCGCCTACACCTCCGGCCCGATGTCGTTCATGGATATCTACGACAAGATGTGCTTCACGGTGTCGTCGGCCGGCGGTCGCCGCGGCGCGCAGATGGGCACCTTCGATGTGGGCCATCCGGACGTGCGCGACTTCATCCGCGCCAAGCGCGAGGACGGGCGCCTGCGCCAGTTCAACCTGTCGCTGCTGGTGACCGACGGCTTCATCGACGCGGTCAAGGCCGACGGCGACTGGCCGCTGGTGTTCCCGGTGAGCGACAAGGAAACCGACGACGTCGACATGGCCGACCCCGCGCAGGTGGTGTGGCGCGAATGGCCGCAGCACGCCGGCTACATCGTCCGCGACGACGGCCTGGTGGCGTGCAAGGTCTACGGCCACATCCGCGCGCGGCACCTGTGGGACATGATCATGGTCTCGACGTACGACTACGCCGAGCCGGGCTTCATCCTGATCGACCGCGTCAACGAGATGAACAACAACTGGTGGTGCGAGACCATCCGCGCCACCAACCCCTGCGGCGAGCAGCCACTGCCGCCGTACGGCGCCTGCCTGCTCGGCTCGGTCAACCTGACCAACTTCGTGCATGGCGCGTTCACCGAGCAGGCGACGTTCGACTGGGAGGAATACAAGGAGGTCGTGCGCGTGTTCACGCGCATGCTCGACAACGTGGTCGAGGTCAACGGCCTGCCGCTCGAGGAGCAGCGCCGCGAGATCATCCGCAAGCGCCGCCACGGCATGGGCTTCCTCGGCCTGGGCTCAACGCTGACCATGCTGCGCATGAAGTACGGCTCGAAGGAAAGCTGCGAGTTCACCGAGCGCATCGCCCGCGACATGGCGCTGGCGGGCTGGGAAACCGGCCTGGCGCTGGCCGCCGAGAAGGGTCCGGCGCCGATCATGGAGGAGCGCTTCGAGGTCACCGCCGAGATGCTGCGCAAGCGCCCGGAGATGGCGCGAGACGGCTGGAAGATCGGCCAGGAAGTCCCCGGAAAGGTCCTGCACGCGCGTTACTCGCGCTACATGCAGCGCATCGCCGAGGTCGCCCCGGAGCTCGTCGAGCAGCTCGCCGAGACCGGCGCGCGCTTCACCCACCACAGCTCCATCGCGCCTACCGGCACGATCAGCCTGTCGCTGGCCAACAACGCCTCCAACGGCATCGAGCCGTCGTTCGCGCACCACTACAGCCGCAACGTGATCCGCGAAGGCAAGAAGTCGAAGGAAAAGGTCGACGTGTTCTCGTACGAGCTGCTCGCCTACCGGGTGCTGGTCAACCCGAAGGCGATGCCGTTCAGCGAGGAGGCGGACGCCAAGCTGCCGGACTATTTCATCAGCGCCGACGACATCAACCCGAAGGAGCATGTCGACGTGCAGGCCGCGGCGCAGAAGTGGGTCGACTCGTCGATCTCCAAGACCGCCAACGTCCCCACCGACTACCCCTACGAGGACTTCAAGGACATCTACCTGTACGCCCACGCGCAGGGCCTGAAGGGCTGCACCACGTTCCGCTTCAATCCCGCCGCGTTCCAGGGCGTGCTGGTCAAGGATTCCGACCTCGAGAACACCCTGTACCGCTTCGAACTCGAGGACGGCAGCACGGTCGAGGTGAAGGGCAACGAGGAGATCGAATACGACGGCGAGATGCACAGCGCCGCCAACCTCTTCGACGCGCTCAAGGAAGGCTATTACGGCAAGTTCTGA
- a CDS encoding Do family serine endopeptidase, with protein sequence MRPSTRTTLFALTAAAAFGGFAATAIRSGLDSPAQAAPASAVASVPMVGGLPGQVAGQALPSLAPMLRGVTPAVVSVHSRQRVRINNPFANDPFFRRMFPDIPEERINESLGSGVIVDAARGYVLTNHHVIEGADEVSITLADGRTLAAEFVGSDGDTDIALMKIPVRPDGTPLQAMPLADSNALEVGDFVVAVGNPFGVGQTVTSGIVSAVGRSNVPGVGFQNFIQTDASINPGNSGGALVNLRGELVGINTASFNPRGSMAGNIGLGFAIPANLARDVMQQLASTGEVRRGSLGLDSQDLDDRLAASLGLDAGSRGAVVTRVYPGSAAAEAGLQPGDVIVSANGQRLANSEALRNFQGLQPANARVTLEVRRDGATRQVATTLREQPRVITGQQLDPRLSGASFADLPEALRRGGAGGVLVENVAPDSRAARNGLRSGDVVLAVGRVLAGDLAGLRTALADPPQSLVLRIQRGRNQGNLAIE encoded by the coding sequence ATGCGCCCATCCACTCGTACCACCCTGTTCGCCCTGACCGCCGCGGCCGCCTTCGGTGGCTTTGCCGCGACCGCGATCCGCAGCGGCCTGGACAGCCCGGCGCAGGCGGCGCCTGCGTCCGCCGTGGCGTCGGTGCCGATGGTCGGGGGCCTGCCCGGCCAGGTGGCCGGCCAGGCCCTTCCGTCGCTGGCGCCGATGCTGCGCGGCGTCACGCCGGCCGTGGTCAGCGTGCATTCCCGGCAGCGCGTGCGCATCAACAACCCCTTCGCCAACGATCCCTTCTTCCGCCGGATGTTCCCGGACATCCCCGAGGAGCGGATCAACGAATCGCTGGGCTCGGGCGTGATCGTCGACGCCGCGCGCGGCTACGTGCTGACCAACCACCATGTGATCGAGGGCGCCGACGAGGTGTCGATCACGCTGGCCGACGGTCGCACGCTGGCGGCGGAGTTCGTCGGCTCGGACGGCGACACCGACATCGCGCTGATGAAGATCCCGGTGCGTCCCGACGGCACTCCACTGCAGGCGATGCCGCTCGCCGACAGCAACGCACTGGAAGTCGGCGATTTCGTGGTCGCGGTCGGCAATCCCTTCGGCGTCGGGCAGACGGTGACCTCGGGCATCGTGTCCGCGGTCGGGCGCAGCAACGTGCCCGGCGTGGGATTCCAGAACTTCATCCAGACCGACGCCAGCATCAATCCCGGCAATTCCGGCGGTGCGCTGGTCAACCTGCGCGGCGAACTGGTGGGCATCAACACCGCCAGCTTCAATCCGCGCGGCAGCATGGCCGGCAACATCGGCCTCGGCTTTGCGATCCCGGCCAACCTGGCACGCGACGTGATGCAGCAGCTGGCGTCCACCGGCGAGGTCCGTCGCGGCTCGCTCGGCCTCGACAGCCAGGACCTTGATGACCGCCTCGCGGCCAGCCTCGGCCTCGATGCGGGCAGCCGCGGTGCGGTGGTGACCCGCGTCTATCCCGGTTCCGCCGCGGCCGAAGCCGGCCTGCAGCCGGGCGACGTGATCGTCAGCGCCAACGGCCAGCGGCTCGCCAACAGCGAGGCGCTGCGCAACTTCCAGGGCCTGCAGCCGGCCAATGCCCGGGTCACGCTCGAGGTGCGCCGCGACGGCGCGACGCGCCAGGTCGCCACCACGCTGCGCGAGCAGCCGCGGGTGATCACCGGGCAGCAGCTTGACCCGCGCCTGTCCGGCGCCTCGTTCGCCGACCTCCCGGAGGCCCTGCGCCGCGGCGGCGCCGGTGGCGTGCTGGTCGAAAACGTGGCGCCCGACAGCCGCGCCGCGCGCAATGGCCTGCGCAGCGGCGACGTGGTGCTGGCCGTCGGGCGTGTACTCGCCGGCGACCTCGCCGGCCTGCGCACCGCGCTGGCCGATCCACCGCAATCACTTGTGCTGCGCATCCAGCGCGGTCGCAACCAGGGCAACCTGGCCATCGAATGA
- a CDS encoding phage holin family protein, with protein sequence MPGAGASRRAADGAPPPDLIESLRGLRDTGKSGLDAAGEAAKAFRSLVVADVSLARSAAGRSIAFAGVAVVFGASSWLLLMAALIVLLSNQFGLPWWVALCSCALLSGVGAWLAVRKAADYFEHTRLKTTRRQLARLGIGELSELVPGAGSAESARAAEIRVREEAERAPVRDERGVDVTPP encoded by the coding sequence ATGCCGGGCGCGGGCGCGTCCCGGCGTGCCGCGGACGGTGCCCCGCCCCCCGATCTCATCGAATCCCTGCGCGGCCTGCGTGACACCGGCAAGTCCGGCCTGGACGCCGCCGGCGAGGCCGCCAAGGCCTTCCGCAGCCTGGTGGTGGCCGATGTCTCGCTGGCCCGCAGCGCCGCCGGGCGCAGCATCGCGTTCGCGGGCGTGGCGGTCGTGTTCGGCGCGTCGTCCTGGCTGCTGCTGATGGCGGCGCTGATCGTGCTGCTCAGCAACCAGTTCGGCCTGCCGTGGTGGGTCGCGCTGTGCAGCTGCGCGCTGCTCAGCGGCGTGGGCGCCTGGCTTGCGGTGCGCAAGGCCGCCGACTATTTCGAACACACCCGCCTCAAGACCACGCGCCGCCAGCTTGCCCGCCTCGGCATCGGCGAGCTGTCGGAACTCGTGCCTGGCGCGGGTTCGGCCGAATCGGCCCGGGCCGCGGAAATCCGCGTGCGCGAAGAGGCCGAACGTGCACCGGTGCGCGACGAGCGCGGCGTGGACGTGACCCCGCCATGA
- a CDS encoding AI-2E family transporter encodes MSETPAPAMPAPHTPPVPPGQAVIQAAAAGAPDAVPTRRPAASPAALVLAILAIGYTLWVAQGVILPVLLAMFFALIGNPVIRALRRLYVPRFLAALLVLAGGLAGAGLLSQQLLAPAIDWMQEAPRQMRQLGNELRDLAKPVHEANRVAEDIARLAGGEDGSRRQEVVRTQVDDPYAILNKAPRVVASVLAVVLLTFFFMVFGEDLQRRAIALLPTRQRQRVTVEIMQSVEREISRYVFTISLINAAVGLLLAAILHVGLGVGLQEALLWGTLAMLLNFAPYVGPMIGIVAMLVMGFVTWKEIGPSLLPAAIYLGLHTLEGQILTPLVLGQRMRLSPLVLILALMVFGALWGIIGLLLAVPLLACAKLVVSRIDGLEGWARLLE; translated from the coding sequence ATGAGCGAAACACCAGCGCCCGCCATGCCGGCGCCCCACACGCCGCCCGTGCCACCGGGCCAGGCGGTGATCCAGGCTGCGGCCGCCGGCGCCCCCGATGCCGTGCCGACGCGGCGTCCGGCGGCGTCGCCGGCCGCCCTGGTGCTGGCGATCCTCGCGATCGGCTACACGCTTTGGGTGGCACAGGGCGTGATCCTGCCCGTGCTGCTGGCGATGTTCTTCGCCCTGATCGGCAATCCGGTGATCCGGGCACTGCGCCGCCTGTACGTGCCGCGCTTCCTGGCGGCGCTGCTGGTGCTGGCCGGCGGCCTGGCCGGTGCGGGCCTGCTCAGTCAGCAGCTGCTGGCACCGGCGATCGACTGGATGCAGGAAGCGCCCAGGCAGATGCGGCAGCTCGGCAATGAACTGCGTGACCTGGCCAAGCCCGTGCACGAAGCCAACCGCGTGGCCGAGGACATCGCGCGCCTGGCCGGCGGCGAGGACGGCAGTCGCCGGCAGGAAGTGGTCCGCACGCAGGTCGACGACCCCTACGCGATCCTCAACAAGGCGCCGCGGGTGGTGGCCTCGGTGCTCGCGGTGGTGCTGCTGACATTCTTCTTCATGGTGTTCGGCGAGGACCTGCAGCGCCGCGCGATCGCGCTCCTGCCCACGCGGCAGCGGCAGCGGGTCACCGTGGAGATCATGCAGTCGGTGGAGCGCGAGATCTCGCGCTACGTGTTCACCATTTCCCTGATCAACGCCGCCGTCGGCCTGCTGCTGGCGGCGATCCTGCATGTCGGGCTTGGCGTGGGCCTGCAGGAAGCGCTGCTGTGGGGCACGCTGGCGATGCTGCTCAATTTCGCGCCGTACGTGGGGCCGATGATCGGCATCGTGGCGATGCTGGTGATGGGCTTCGTGACCTGGAAGGAGATCGGGCCGTCGCTGCTGCCGGCGGCGATCTATCTCGGGCTGCACACCCTGGAAGGGCAGATCCTCACCCCGCTGGTGCTTGGCCAGCGCATGCGCCTGTCGCCGCTGGTGCTGATCCTCGCGCTGATGGTGTTCGGGGCGCTGTGGGGCATCATCGGCCTGCTGCTGGCGGTCCCGCTGCTGGCCTGCGCGAAACTGGTGGTCTCGCGCATCGACGGACTCGAAGGCTGGGCCAGGCTGCTCGAGTAG
- a CDS encoding HAD family hydrolase, producing MGFDVRAITLDLDDTLWPFAPIGVRIEHALDDWMRVHCPATAAMFPVAAMRALREQMHARHPQLAHDMSALRRLTIEHALRESGADLALVDPAYEVFFAARNEVEFYPEARDALARISARVPVVALSNGNADLGRIGIRHHFAGSVSAQEHGAAKPDASIFLAACAHVGVAPAEVLHVGDHPEADVAGAARAGLRSCWINRRGADGRLAPWRHRSATPDLNFDTLSGLADWLEAATAAPGDDTRSTPA from the coding sequence ATGGGCTTCGACGTCCGCGCCATCACCCTCGACCTCGATGACACGCTGTGGCCGTTCGCGCCGATCGGCGTGCGCATCGAGCATGCGCTCGACGACTGGATGCGCGTGCACTGCCCGGCCACCGCCGCGATGTTCCCGGTCGCCGCCATGCGCGCGCTGCGCGAGCAGATGCATGCCCGCCACCCGCAGCTGGCGCATGACATGTCGGCGCTGCGCCGGCTGACGATCGAGCACGCGCTGCGCGAGAGCGGCGCCGACCTGGCGCTGGTGGACCCGGCGTACGAGGTGTTCTTCGCCGCGCGCAACGAGGTCGAGTTCTACCCCGAGGCGCGCGACGCCCTGGCGCGCATCAGTGCGCGCGTGCCGGTGGTGGCGCTGAGCAACGGCAACGCGGACCTCGGCCGCATCGGCATCCGCCACCATTTCGCCGGCAGCGTCAGCGCGCAGGAACACGGCGCGGCGAAGCCCGACGCGAGCATCTTCCTCGCCGCCTGCGCGCACGTGGGCGTCGCACCGGCCGAGGTGCTGCATGTCGGCGACCATCCCGAGGCCGACGTCGCCGGCGCCGCGCGCGCGGGGCTGCGCAGCTGCTGGATCAACCGCCGCGGCGCCGACGGACGCCTGGCCCCCTGGCGGCACCGCTCGGCGACGCCCGACCTGAATTTCGACACCCTGTCCGGACTGGCCGACTGGCTGGAGGCGGCGACCGCCGCGCCGGGCGACGACACACGGAGTACCCCCGCATGA